One stretch of Halapricum desulfuricans DNA includes these proteins:
- a CDS encoding branched-chain amino acid transaminase: MSDRPEMFDGVEEIWLDGEFVDFEDAQIHVLTHALHYGTGVFEGVRCYDTDRGPAIFRWDEHLDRLYNSAEVYDIDIPYTKAELDEATRELIDREDLDSGYIRPIAFYGYGPLGLNPQQSPVQVALAVWPWGAYLGDEALEEGVDVAVSSWRKYSSSQIPTNAKTTGTYVNSVLASLEAKGNGYEEAIVLNKEGNVAEGPGENLFLVRDGELYTTGLAESILDGITRRTVIELAEELGYTVHDDATISRGELYTADELFFSGTAAEITPIRTVDDNEIGTGTKGPVTDEIQQRFFEVVEEGQPEAWFTPV, from the coding sequence ATGAGCGATCGACCGGAAATGTTCGACGGTGTCGAGGAGATCTGGCTCGACGGCGAGTTCGTGGACTTCGAGGACGCCCAGATCCACGTCCTGACCCACGCACTGCACTACGGGACGGGCGTGTTCGAGGGCGTCCGCTGTTACGACACCGACCGCGGGCCGGCGATCTTCCGCTGGGACGAACACCTCGATCGCCTGTATAACTCCGCGGAGGTCTACGACATCGACATCCCGTACACGAAAGCCGAACTCGACGAGGCCACGCGCGAACTCATCGACCGGGAGGACCTCGATTCGGGGTACATCCGGCCGATCGCCTTCTACGGGTACGGACCGCTGGGACTCAATCCACAGCAGTCGCCCGTTCAGGTCGCGCTCGCGGTCTGGCCGTGGGGCGCGTACCTCGGCGACGAGGCCCTCGAGGAGGGCGTCGACGTCGCGGTCTCCTCGTGGCGCAAGTACTCATCGAGCCAGATCCCGACCAACGCCAAGACGACGGGAACCTACGTCAACAGCGTGCTGGCAAGCCTCGAGGCCAAGGGCAACGGGTACGAGGAAGCGATCGTCCTCAACAAGGAGGGCAACGTCGCCGAAGGGCCGGGCGAGAACCTCTTTCTGGTCCGGGACGGCGAACTGTACACGACCGGACTGGCGGAGTCGATCCTCGACGGGATCACCCGCCGGACCGTGATCGAACTCGCCGAGGAGCTGGGCTACACCGTCCACGACGACGCGACGATCTCCCGCGGCGAACTGTACACCGCCGACGAGCTGTTCTTCTCGGGGACTGCGGCGGAGATCACGCCGATCCGGACAGTCGACGACAACGAGATCGGCACGGGAACCAAGGGGCCGGTCACCGACGAGATCCAGCAGCGCTTCTTCGAGGTGGTCGAGGAAGGGCAACCCGAGGCGTGGTTCACGCCCGTCTGA
- a CDS encoding ferritin-like domain-containing protein, with product MSVSESLESDHQLARLLQIGIVLEEVVEARASKHVETVAEETAVAEYMQAAAEESFRHRDQLEELIAELDAETVSFEEIKRLVEATYEADSDFDDVLYDQLCNEETTYKFYDDLIAAIEASDTEFTVSRDRLVSVLEAIREEEAEGVEAVTRLMEER from the coding sequence GTGAGCGTCAGCGAGTCGCTGGAATCGGACCATCAGCTCGCGCGATTGTTACAGATCGGGATCGTTCTCGAGGAGGTCGTCGAAGCGCGGGCGTCGAAACACGTCGAGACGGTGGCCGAGGAGACGGCAGTCGCGGAGTACATGCAGGCGGCGGCAGAGGAGTCGTTCCGCCATCGTGACCAGCTCGAAGAGCTGATCGCGGAGCTGGACGCCGAGACGGTGTCATTCGAGGAGATCAAGCGGCTGGTCGAGGCGACCTACGAGGCGGACAGCGACTTCGACGACGTGCTCTACGACCAGCTGTGTAACGAGGAGACGACCTACAAGTTCTACGACGACCTGATCGCGGCGATCGAGGCGAGCGACACCGAGTTTACCGTCAGCCGCGACCGGCTGGTCTCGGTGCTCGAGGCGATCCGCGAGGAGGAGGCCGAAGGCGTCGAAGCAGTGACCCGGCTCATGGAGGAACGATGA
- a CDS encoding metal-dependent transcriptional regulator codes for MNTGDQYLKAIYLIQQLEDGPASTGAIADRLDVSPASANEMVGKLEDQGLLEHEKYKGVDLTDEGIRQARDALETYCIIERFLLQVLEVEDFRAEARTLESVIDETVAERLDTIVDRNDHCPDCFDPESDVCECLEPEIEASD; via the coding sequence ATGAACACGGGAGACCAGTACCTGAAGGCGATCTATCTGATCCAGCAGCTCGAAGACGGGCCGGCCTCGACGGGCGCAATCGCCGACCGACTGGACGTCAGTCCCGCGAGCGCCAACGAGATGGTCGGCAAACTCGAAGATCAGGGACTGCTCGAACACGAGAAGTACAAGGGCGTCGACCTGACCGACGAGGGGATCCGACAGGCGCGGGACGCGCTGGAGACGTACTGCATCATCGAGCGGTTCCTCTTGCAGGTGCTGGAGGTCGAGGATTTCCGGGCCGAGGCGCGGACGCTGGAAAGCGTGATCGACGAGACGGTCGCCGAGCGACTCGACACGATCGTCGACCGAAACGATCACTGTCCGGACTGTTTCGATCCCGAATCGGACGTCTGTGAGTGTCTCGAGCCCGAGATCGAAGCGTCAGACTGA
- a CDS encoding PQQ-binding-like beta-propeller repeat protein, whose protein sequence is MERRQYLASVGVALGAGCLSNNSTPESWKSYEAPTDSPPGEFESGSSSGIWEYDLTGKFTTIGVGDGGVHIATDAAFTCLSPAGEINWTHDSTVDSYDVEEPYNLTVAGSTAYYTAREEPQTGQVGAYDTASGEQRWATTLDIVTQNLISVTEDTVLASFRGHEPGTAPVVALDTETGEERWRTVTGADMGSAVSHGLCLIYSIVDGLTALDIATGDVAWRRTPGEGYSAQVSVAGDTLCLFLEGTVYGYSLPDGTQQWEQSIAGDGYARHPPSNSSQTSDLYIATDSGNLTALNAATGEKRWVVTTNADGYPEMCVGTDSLFQHSGTAIASYDLVDGDRRWAYSLGSDYESSWLFIADGNLILITQEADQESVVKAFNSETGHRQWAVQLPTTDIPQVIGFFEEYIVFEVEDRLIGVPVLNAHSTSVTSLLTDN, encoded by the coding sequence ATGGAGCGTCGTCAGTACCTCGCTTCGGTTGGAGTTGCTCTCGGTGCGGGCTGTTTGTCGAATAACAGCACGCCGGAGAGTTGGAAGTCGTACGAGGCTCCGACTGACTCGCCACCGGGGGAGTTCGAATCAGGTTCTTCCTCCGGAATATGGGAATATGACCTTACAGGCAAATTCACGACCATTGGTGTCGGTGACGGGGGAGTGCACATTGCTACGGATGCGGCTTTCACTTGCCTTTCCCCGGCCGGGGAGATAAATTGGACCCATGACTCCACCGTGGACTCCTACGACGTCGAAGAACCCTACAATCTCACTGTCGCTGGCTCGACAGCGTACTACACGGCGCGGGAGGAACCTCAAACCGGCCAAGTCGGTGCGTACGATACAGCGTCTGGCGAGCAGCGATGGGCGACAACCCTCGATATAGTCACTCAGAACCTCATCTCAGTGACTGAGGACACTGTGCTGGCCAGCTTCAGGGGCCATGAACCTGGTACAGCACCAGTAGTCGCCTTAGACACTGAAACCGGTGAGGAGCGGTGGCGGACCGTGACAGGCGCTGATATGGGTTCGGCGGTGTCACACGGCCTCTGTCTGATTTACTCCATCGTGGACGGCCTCACCGCACTTGATATTGCGACTGGTGACGTGGCGTGGAGACGGACGCCCGGCGAGGGCTATAGTGCGCAAGTATCTGTCGCAGGTGATACTCTCTGTCTGTTCTTGGAAGGGACGGTTTACGGCTACTCACTTCCTGATGGAACACAGCAATGGGAGCAGTCAATAGCAGGTGATGGGTACGCCCGACATCCGCCATCGAATTCCTCACAAACTTCAGATCTCTATATCGCCACTGATAGCGGAAATCTGACGGCTCTGAATGCGGCGACCGGTGAGAAACGATGGGTCGTAACGACGAACGCCGACGGATACCCGGAGATGTGCGTGGGGACGGACTCACTGTTTCAGCATTCCGGGACTGCAATCGCCAGTTACGATCTTGTAGACGGAGACCGGCGGTGGGCGTACTCACTTGGGTCAGACTACGAATCAAGTTGGCTGTTCATCGCTGATGGGAATCTGATCCTCATCACGCAAGAGGCTGACCAAGAATCAGTGGTAAAAGCGTTCAACTCCGAGACCGGCCACCGTCAATGGGCTGTACAACTCCCAACTACAGACATACCGCAAGTCATCGGCTTCTTTGAGGAGTATATCGTCTTCGAGGTAGAGGACCGGCTCATAGGTGTCCCTGTGCTGAACGCGCACTCGACCTCGGTCACGTCGTTGCTAACAGATAATTGA
- a CDS encoding iron-sulfur cluster assembly protein — MAEDVTVDRIEDAIADVTHPEIDATLVELGMIDDVRVDDDVTIDVAIPMAGIPDQIKQLLAHSLADALDSLDVELTVQFVLMDDQTRERFFEMEEDNWSGLDDDGGSAQSPF, encoded by the coding sequence ATGGCCGAAGATGTCACAGTCGATCGTATCGAGGACGCAATCGCGGACGTCACCCACCCGGAGATCGACGCGACGCTCGTCGAACTCGGGATGATCGACGACGTTCGCGTCGACGACGACGTGACCATCGACGTCGCAATTCCGATGGCGGGCATCCCCGACCAGATCAAGCAGTTGCTCGCACACAGCCTCGCGGACGCGCTCGACTCGCTCGACGTCGAGTTGACCGTCCAGTTCGTCCTGATGGACGACCAGACGCGCGAGCGGTTCTTCGAGATGGAGGAAGACAACTGGAGCGGTCTCGACGACGACGGCGGTAGCGCACAGTCCCCGTTCTGA
- a CDS encoding radical SAM protein, whose amino-acid sequence MELAYGPVPSRRLGQSLGVNTIPPKTCSYACVYCQLGRTTDTVVERDEFFSPEEIFEAVSDRVEAVRAAGESIDYLSIVPDGEPTLDVNLGATIDRLQDLEIDVAVISNGSLLADADVRAALAKADWVSLKADAGTAEAWRAVDRPNKALSFASVVEGMRAFADAFEGTLTTETMLVDGRNDDESSLQATVDLVASLGPDTAYIAVPTRPPAEEWVEPAGEQALAAAYSIFEDRLEHVEYLIGAEGATFAATGDVRADILGVTAVHPMRETGLRELLDRDEADWAVVEELLEEGSLLKREFGDETFYLRPIETMDE is encoded by the coding sequence ATGGAACTCGCATATGGGCCCGTCCCGTCGCGTCGACTGGGACAGAGTCTCGGGGTCAACACGATCCCGCCCAAAACTTGCTCGTACGCGTGCGTGTACTGCCAACTCGGTCGGACGACTGACACAGTCGTCGAACGAGACGAGTTCTTCTCGCCCGAGGAGATCTTCGAGGCCGTCAGCGACCGCGTCGAAGCCGTCCGCGCAGCCGGCGAGTCGATCGACTACCTCTCGATCGTCCCCGACGGCGAGCCGACGCTCGATGTGAACCTCGGTGCGACGATCGATCGGCTCCAGGACCTTGAAATCGACGTCGCGGTCATCTCGAACGGGTCGCTGCTCGCTGACGCCGACGTCAGGGCAGCCCTCGCGAAGGCGGACTGGGTGTCGCTGAAAGCCGACGCAGGGACTGCCGAGGCGTGGCGCGCCGTCGACCGACCCAACAAGGCGCTCTCCTTCGCGTCAGTGGTTGAGGGAATGCGCGCGTTTGCCGACGCCTTCGAGGGGACGCTGACGACCGAGACGATGCTGGTTGACGGCCGCAACGACGACGAGTCGTCCCTGCAGGCGACCGTGGATCTGGTGGCCTCGCTCGGCCCCGACACTGCCTACATCGCCGTGCCGACCCGCCCGCCAGCCGAAGAATGGGTCGAACCGGCCGGCGAGCAGGCGCTGGCCGCCGCCTATTCCATCTTCGAGGACCGGCTCGAACACGTCGAGTATCTCATCGGGGCCGAGGGGGCGACCTTCGCGGCGACCGGCGACGTCCGGGCGGACATCCTCGGCGTGACCGCGGTCCACCCGATGCGGGAAACCGGCCTCAGAGAACTACTCGACCGTGATGAGGCCGACTGGGCGGTCGTCGAGGAACTCCTCGAGGAAGGGTCGCTGCTGAAACGCGAGTTCGGCGACGAGACCTTCTACCTGCGCCCGATCGAAACCATGGACGAGTGA
- a CDS encoding glycerol dehydrogenase encodes MSQVFKSPAAYVQGRGVAEEIGTHAASLGEHALLLADEIVLGLIEDEVLDSLEDAGLEASSVEFQGEASEAEVDRISEIVRDRGADIVIGAGGGKALDTAKAVRENLEDGAMVSMPTVASTDAPTSALSVIYSEHGEFEEYWFYNEHPDLVLVDTDVVSDAPTRFFRSGIADGLATWFEADATYRSDGDNVVGGKPTRAGHRLARLCYETLREHGRSAVDAVERDAVTESVEAVTEANTLLSGLGFESGGLAAAHSVHNGLTQLEATHDATHGEKVNIGTITQLVLEGRDDEFIEDYVEFSREIGLPTALSDIGLDDPTDEQLDIVAEAACDPEETIHNQPFEVTPPMVRDALKTVDEIAERVR; translated from the coding sequence ATGTCACAGGTATTCAAGTCGCCAGCGGCGTACGTACAGGGACGCGGCGTTGCCGAGGAGATCGGCACACACGCAGCATCGCTGGGCGAGCACGCGCTGTTGCTCGCCGACGAGATCGTGCTCGGACTGATCGAAGACGAGGTGCTGGACAGCCTCGAAGACGCGGGGCTGGAGGCCAGTTCCGTCGAGTTCCAGGGAGAGGCCTCCGAGGCCGAGGTCGACCGGATCTCCGAGATTGTCCGCGATCGCGGTGCCGATATCGTCATCGGCGCTGGTGGGGGAAAGGCCCTCGACACGGCGAAGGCCGTTCGAGAGAACCTCGAGGACGGCGCGATGGTCTCGATGCCGACCGTCGCTTCGACGGACGCACCGACCAGCGCGCTGTCGGTCATCTACAGCGAACACGGCGAGTTCGAGGAGTACTGGTTCTACAACGAGCACCCGGATCTCGTGCTGGTCGACACCGACGTCGTCTCGGACGCGCCGACGCGGTTCTTCCGCTCGGGAATCGCCGACGGGCTCGCCACCTGGTTCGAGGCCGACGCGACCTACCGCTCGGACGGCGACAACGTCGTCGGCGGCAAGCCGACACGCGCCGGGCACCGTCTTGCGCGGCTCTGTTACGAGACGCTGCGCGAACACGGCCGTTCGGCGGTCGACGCAGTCGAGCGCGACGCCGTCACCGAGAGCGTCGAGGCCGTCACCGAGGCGAACACGCTCCTGAGCGGGCTGGGCTTCGAGAGCGGCGGGCTCGCTGCCGCCCACTCGGTCCACAACGGCCTGACCCAACTCGAGGCGACCCACGACGCGACACACGGCGAGAAGGTCAACATCGGGACGATCACCCAGCTCGTCCTCGAAGGTCGCGACGACGAGTTCATCGAGGACTACGTCGAGTTCTCCCGGGAGATCGGCCTGCCGACCGCGCTGTCGGACATCGGGCTGGACGACCCGACCGACGAGCAGCTCGATATCGTCGCTGAAGCCGCCTGCGACCCCGAGGAGACGATTCACAACCAGCCCTTCGAGGTCACGCCGCCGATGGTCCGCGACGCGCTGAAGACCGTCGACGAGATCGCCGAGCGCGTCCGGTAG
- a CDS encoding NAD(P)-dependent alcohol dehydrogenase encodes MRAARLHEYTDDMSEGLTVEEIDRPEITRSDEVIVEVEGAGWCQTDNHIIEGMWEQYVPQSLPMTLGHENAGIVAETGNEVEIVEEGDPVICHPVQTCGTCRACRQGETMYCENQSFNGLTTDGGFADYLLTNERAVIPLPDGVDPTDIAPHADAGITAYHAAKKAVRKLNPGDHAVIVGIGGLGHIGVQVVDAMSAAQITAVDIKDSALELADEGGADYLVNPEKEDVREFVDSVTDGTGAAQVLDFVGADVTTEYAPDITAAGGDHHIIGYGGHIHEPAQALVNGEFSYVGNIVGQYTELQELVALVEQGDVNLHTSRYELGDVNTVAEKLEHREIDGRAVITP; translated from the coding sequence ATGAGAGCAGCACGACTCCACGAGTACACCGACGACATGAGCGAGGGGCTGACGGTCGAGGAGATCGACCGACCGGAGATCACGCGATCGGACGAGGTGATCGTCGAGGTAGAGGGCGCGGGATGGTGTCAGACGGACAACCACATCATCGAGGGGATGTGGGAGCAGTACGTTCCCCAGTCGCTGCCGATGACACTCGGCCACGAGAACGCGGGGATCGTCGCCGAGACGGGCAATGAGGTCGAAATCGTCGAAGAGGGCGACCCGGTCATCTGCCATCCGGTACAGACCTGTGGGACCTGCCGGGCCTGCCGGCAGGGCGAGACGATGTACTGTGAGAACCAGTCGTTCAACGGGCTGACGACCGACGGCGGGTTCGCGGATTACTTGCTGACCAACGAGCGAGCGGTCATCCCGCTGCCGGACGGTGTTGACCCGACCGACATCGCGCCCCACGCCGACGCGGGGATCACGGCCTACCACGCCGCCAAGAAGGCCGTCCGGAAGCTGAACCCGGGCGATCACGCCGTGATCGTCGGCATCGGCGGGTTGGGTCACATCGGCGTCCAGGTCGTCGACGCGATGAGCGCCGCACAGATCACTGCGGTCGACATCAAAGACTCCGCGCTGGAGCTGGCCGATGAGGGGGGAGCTGACTACCTCGTCAACCCCGAAAAGGAGGACGTCCGTGAGTTCGTCGACAGCGTCACCGACGGGACGGGTGCTGCGCAGGTACTCGATTTCGTCGGCGCGGACGTGACCACCGAGTACGCGCCGGACATCACCGCAGCCGGCGGCGACCATCACATCATCGGCTACGGCGGGCACATTCACGAACCCGCGCAGGCGCTGGTCAACGGCGAGTTCTCCTACGTGGGCAACATCGTCGGTCAGTACACCGAACTCCAGGAACTGGTCGCGCTGGTCGAACAGGGCGACGTGAATCTACACACCAGTCGCTACGAACTCGGAGACGTCAACACGGTCGCCGAGAAACTCGAGCACCGCGAGATCGACGGGCGCGCGGTCATCACGCCCTAA
- a CDS encoding threonine synthase — MDLVCPDCGRTYPGDGPWRCQCGLPLEFADRHVPDGEPPATIDRDEGLWAFSEFLPVERRVTLGEGWTPLVEGDEWGVQFKLESVFPTGSFKDRGAATTVSRALELGVDRVVEDSSGNAGLAIATYAARAGIDAEIFVPAEAKPGKLRAIERTGATLRRIAGTRQDVTDACIEAIESGADEGSEEKTREPVEAYYASHAWDPAFLAGTATVAFEIAAQRGWSAPDAFVTPLGHGTLFLGAYRGFRALLEAGWIDSMPRLLGAQAAGVAPIVEAIGGDPDPAGERNDAADGIQIAEPARNDQIIKAIEATDGDAVAVPTAATEREHDRLARAGFHVEPTCATATAALERFRERGVIEDGDDIVTALTGSGLKTS; from the coding sequence ATGGATCTGGTCTGTCCAGACTGCGGCCGGACGTATCCCGGAGACGGCCCCTGGCGATGTCAGTGCGGTCTCCCGCTCGAGTTCGCTGATCGGCACGTCCCTGACGGCGAGCCCCCGGCGACGATCGACCGCGACGAGGGACTGTGGGCCTTCTCGGAGTTTCTCCCCGTCGAGCGACGGGTCACTCTCGGCGAGGGCTGGACGCCGCTGGTCGAGGGTGACGAGTGGGGCGTGCAGTTCAAACTCGAATCGGTCTTCCCGACGGGAAGCTTCAAGGACCGCGGCGCGGCGACGACGGTTTCGCGCGCGCTCGAACTCGGTGTCGACCGGGTCGTCGAAGACTCCTCGGGCAACGCCGGCCTGGCGATCGCGACCTACGCCGCCCGCGCCGGGATCGACGCCGAGATCTTCGTGCCCGCCGAGGCCAAGCCCGGAAAGTTGCGAGCGATCGAACGGACCGGAGCGACGCTCAGACGGATCGCGGGCACCCGTCAGGACGTCACCGACGCCTGCATCGAGGCCATCGAGTCGGGCGCTGACGAAGGGAGTGAGGAGAAAACCCGAGAGCCGGTCGAGGCCTACTACGCGAGCCACGCCTGGGACCCCGCCTTTCTGGCCGGTACCGCGACCGTCGCCTTCGAGATCGCGGCCCAGCGCGGCTGGTCGGCTCCCGATGCGTTCGTGACGCCGCTGGGCCACGGGACGCTGTTTCTGGGCGCGTACCGCGGCTTTCGCGCTTTGCTGGAGGCGGGCTGGATCGACTCGATGCCGCGGCTGCTCGGCGCGCAGGCCGCGGGCGTCGCGCCCATCGTCGAAGCGATCGGCGGCGACCCCGACCCGGCGGGCGAGCGAAACGACGCCGCCGACGGGATCCAGATCGCCGAGCCGGCACGGAACGACCAGATCATCAAAGCGATCGAGGCGACGGACGGCGACGCCGTCGCAGTGCCGACGGCGGCGACCGAGCGCGAACACGACCGGCTCGCCCGGGCCGGCTTCCACGTCGAGCCGACCTGTGCGACGGCGACCGCCGCGCTCGAGCGCTTCCGGGAACGTGGCGTGATCGAAGACGGCGACGACATCGTGACAGCGCTGACCGGAAGCGGGCTGAAGACCTCGTAG